A window of Lentibacillus sp. Marseille-P4043 contains these coding sequences:
- a CDS encoding methionine gamma-lyase family protein, whose protein sequence is MIEQYAQQAEKDCKNKHIQISKTVEVNQKRVLDAFKNNRVSDSHFHSTTGYGYDDDGRETIEAVYAEVFGGEEALVRPQIVSGTHAISTALFGLLRPGEELVYLTGKPYDTLESVIGKRGDNTGSLKDFGIGYKEVDLKQDGSIDYVEASRSITSKTKVVGIQRSKGYDDRPSFTIQQIAEMVQFVKEINDEIIVFVDNCYGEFVEEKEPLHVGADIIAGSLIKNPGGGIVRAGGYIVGRKELVLQCGNRLTAPGLGKETGATLHMLQEMYQGFFLAPHVVGEALKGAVFTARFLELIGYTTQPDYQAERTDLIQSVTFESAEQMIAFCQTIQMNSPVNSFVTPVPSPMPGYEDDVIMAAGTFIQGASLELTADGPIRAPYTAFVQGGLTYEHVKIALKEAATTLIKKGFLTLK, encoded by the coding sequence ATGATTGAACAATACGCACAGCAAGCAGAAAAAGATTGTAAAAATAAACATATACAAATTAGTAAAACGGTCGAAGTAAATCAAAAACGGGTACTTGATGCATTTAAAAATAATCGGGTAAGTGACAGTCATTTTCATTCAACAACTGGATATGGCTATGATGATGATGGTAGGGAAACTATAGAAGCAGTCTATGCGGAGGTGTTTGGTGGAGAGGAAGCATTAGTAAGACCGCAAATCGTATCCGGAACACATGCAATCTCCACCGCGCTATTTGGACTGCTTCGACCTGGGGAAGAACTAGTTTATTTAACAGGTAAACCGTATGATACGTTGGAATCGGTTATTGGCAAGCGTGGAGACAATACAGGGTCATTAAAAGATTTTGGAATTGGTTATAAGGAAGTAGACCTAAAGCAAGATGGTTCGATTGATTATGTGGAAGCAAGTCGATCCATAACATCAAAAACAAAGGTCGTAGGTATTCAACGATCGAAGGGCTATGATGATCGGCCATCCTTTACAATCCAACAAATCGCAGAAATGGTGCAATTTGTGAAGGAAATCAATGACGAAATTATCGTGTTTGTTGATAACTGTTATGGGGAGTTCGTTGAGGAGAAAGAACCATTACATGTTGGAGCAGACATAATCGCTGGATCTTTAATAAAAAATCCAGGTGGTGGAATCGTTCGGGCTGGTGGATATATCGTTGGTCGTAAAGAGCTTGTTTTACAATGTGGCAATCGGTTAACAGCTCCAGGATTGGGGAAAGAAACTGGAGCCACATTACATATGTTGCAGGAGATGTACCAAGGGTTTTTCTTGGCTCCGCATGTAGTTGGGGAAGCATTAAAAGGCGCCGTTTTTACAGCTCGATTTCTAGAGCTAATTGGATATACAACACAGCCAGACTATCAAGCGGAGCGAACTGATTTAATTCAATCGGTTACATTTGAAAGTGCGGAGCAAATGATTGCGTTCTGTCAAACCATTCAAATGAACTCACCGGTTAATTCATTTGTAACACCAGTCCCAAGTCCAATGCCTGGTTATGAAGATGATGTCATTATGGCAGCTGGAACATTTATACAAGGGGCAAGCCTTGAATTAACAGCCGACGGACCGATAAGAGCTCCCTATACGGCGTTTGTACAAGGTGGTTTGACTTACGAACATGTGAAGATTGCTTTAAAAGAAGCTGCAACAACTCTCATTAAAAAAGGTTTTCTCACATTAAAATAG
- the glnA gene encoding type I glutamate--ammonia ligase — MSSKLSKEQIYQIIEEENVRFIRLQFTDMLGTIKNVEIPLSQLDKALDNKMMFDGSSIEGFVRIEESDMYLHPDLDTFVVFPWTSDKGKVARFICDIYNPDGTPFEGCPRYNLKRNLKKMEELGYSAFNIGTEPEFFLFKLDEHGDPSLELNDRGGYFDLAPTDLGENCRRDIVLELEEMGFNIEASHHESAPGQHEIDFQYSDAVKHCDDIQTFKLVVKTIARKHNLHATFMPKPLFGVNGSGMHVNMSLFKDGENVFFDNDGDMQLSEIAYQFTAGLIKHATSFTAVTNPTVNSYKRLVPGYEAPSYVAWSAQNRSPLVRIPFSRGLSTRVELRSVDPAANPYMAMAVLLASGLDGITSKLTPPEPVNRNIYVMDKAERERNGIKDLPATLMDALSELEKDEVVSVALGEHLYEHFIEAKEIEWDMFRTTVHPWEREQYLASY, encoded by the coding sequence ATGAGTTCAAAATTGTCGAAGGAACAAATTTATCAAATAATAGAGGAGGAAAATGTTCGATTTATACGCTTGCAATTTACGGACATGCTGGGGACAATTAAAAATGTTGAAATTCCGTTAAGCCAATTGGATAAAGCGTTAGATAATAAAATGATGTTTGATGGATCCTCAATTGAAGGTTTTGTTCGGATTGAAGAATCTGATATGTATTTGCATCCAGACCTAGATACATTTGTCGTATTCCCATGGACATCTGACAAAGGAAAAGTTGCGCGATTTATTTGTGATATTTACAATCCAGATGGAACACCATTTGAAGGATGTCCAAGATATAATTTGAAACGAAATCTTAAAAAAATGGAAGAATTAGGTTACTCAGCATTTAATATTGGTACAGAACCAGAATTCTTTTTATTTAAACTAGATGAGCATGGTGACCCATCATTGGAATTGAACGATCGGGGCGGGTATTTTGATTTAGCTCCAACAGATTTAGGGGAAAACTGCCGTCGTGATATAGTTCTTGAATTGGAAGAAATGGGATTTAATATTGAAGCATCCCATCATGAAAGTGCACCAGGTCAACATGAAATTGACTTCCAATATTCCGATGCAGTTAAACATTGTGATGATATTCAAACATTTAAGCTTGTTGTTAAGACGATCGCTCGAAAACATAACTTACATGCAACATTTATGCCTAAACCATTATTTGGTGTTAACGGCTCTGGTATGCATGTAAATATGTCCTTATTTAAGGATGGAGAAAATGTATTCTTTGACAATGATGGGGATATGCAGCTGAGCGAAATAGCGTATCAATTTACAGCTGGACTTATTAAACATGCTACAAGTTTCACTGCTGTGACAAATCCAACTGTAAATTCCTATAAACGTTTAGTTCCGGGATATGAGGCGCCAAGTTATGTTGCGTGGTCAGCACAAAATCGGAGTCCATTAGTACGGATCCCGTTTTCAAGAGGATTAAGTACCAGGGTTGAACTTAGAAGTGTTGACCCCGCCGCAAACCCTTATATGGCTATGGCAGTACTTCTTGCGTCAGGTCTTGATGGGATTACGTCAAAACTAACACCGCCAGAACCAGTAAACCGCAACATTTATGTAATGGATAAAGCAGAACGTGAAAGAAACGGAATCAAAGACTTACCTGCAACATTGATGGATGCACTAAGTGAGTTGGAAAAAGATGAAGTTGTTTCAGTTGCACTAGGTGAGCATCTTTATGAGCATTTTATTGAGGCTAAAGAGATTGAATGGGACATGTTCAGAACAACTGTACACCCATGGGAACGTGAACAGTATTTAGCGTCTTATTAA
- the hflX gene encoding GTPase HflX codes for MPEQIIIIAVKKPEQNDERFQSSLDELVSLSNTAGGTVKKVITQNRNRIHPANYIGEGKMEEIAEEIIEMEIDLVISNDELSAGQLRNLGERFGVRIIDRSQLILDIFAQRAHTKEGKLQVELAQLEYMLPRLHGQGIAMSRLGAGIGTRGPGETKLETDRRHIRRRIYDIKRRLKLVVGQREQYRKRRKSNHVFQIAIVGYTNAGKSTVFNRITKSHSLEENQLFATLDPLTRQIQFPSGFHALLTDTVGFLQDLPTSLIASFRSTLEEVTEADFILHVVDVAHPDKEQQQDTVLDLLQDLDAHTIPTLTVYNKKDLLEGDFIPSNHPAMLISAYDQENIQALLRRMETILRDEWEWYKTTLNPDQGKLLQRLKHETIMDEWFYDEELMKYKVKGYIQENHPLTSQLKEQ; via the coding sequence ATGCCAGAACAAATTATAATCATCGCTGTAAAAAAGCCAGAACAAAATGATGAACGCTTTCAATCTTCTTTGGATGAATTAGTTTCTTTAAGTAATACTGCAGGTGGAACGGTGAAAAAAGTAATCACGCAAAATCGTAACCGAATTCATCCTGCCAACTATATCGGTGAAGGTAAAATGGAAGAAATAGCGGAAGAAATAATTGAGATGGAGATTGATTTAGTTATTTCCAATGATGAATTATCAGCTGGACAATTGCGAAATCTTGGAGAACGATTTGGTGTCCGAATTATTGACAGGAGCCAGCTGATTTTAGACATTTTCGCCCAACGTGCTCATACCAAAGAGGGGAAACTTCAAGTTGAATTGGCACAGTTGGAATACATGCTTCCAAGGTTACACGGGCAAGGTATAGCAATGTCTCGTTTGGGTGCAGGTATTGGTACACGTGGGCCTGGGGAAACAAAACTTGAAACGGATAGACGCCATATTAGACGACGAATTTATGATATAAAACGTCGGTTAAAACTTGTTGTTGGCCAACGTGAACAATATCGTAAACGCCGGAAATCAAATCACGTTTTTCAAATTGCGATTGTAGGATATACGAATGCAGGAAAATCGACTGTATTTAATCGGATAACAAAAAGTCATTCACTTGAGGAAAACCAATTATTTGCTACTCTCGATCCACTTACAAGGCAGATTCAATTCCCATCTGGTTTCCATGCGTTACTAACGGATACCGTTGGGTTTCTTCAAGACTTGCCGACGTCTTTAATTGCCTCTTTCCGATCGACGCTTGAAGAAGTGACGGAAGCAGATTTTATTTTGCATGTTGTTGATGTGGCACATCCGGATAAGGAACAGCAGCAAGACACGGTGCTTGATTTATTGCAAGATTTAGATGCGCATACAATTCCGACATTAACAGTTTATAATAAAAAGGATCTGCTAGAAGGGGATTTTATTCCTTCCAATCATCCAGCAATGCTTATCAGCGCTTATGACCAGGAAAATATTCAAGCATTGTTAAGGAGAATGGAAACGATACTGAGAGATGAGTGGGAATGGTATAAAACAACGCTAAATCCTGATCAAGGTAAATTACTTCAGCGCCTTAAGCATGAGACCATTATGGATGAGTGGTTTTATGACGAAGAGCTGATGAAATATAAAGTGAAGGGCTATATTCAAGAGAACCATCCATTAACAAGCCAATTAAAGGAGCAGTAA
- a CDS encoding MerR family transcriptional regulator, translating into MNDQDRRSMPLFSIGIVKKLTELTARQIRNYEEHGLIQPERTSGNQRLFSFNDVDRLLEIKDLLDKGINLAGIKHLLITNKQMQQQKEMLSEKELRIMLKNELHEAGRMGKSSLRQGELSRFFQ; encoded by the coding sequence ATGAACGATCAAGATAGACGTTCCATGCCCTTATTCTCGATAGGAATAGTAAAGAAATTAACGGAACTAACGGCAAGACAAATTAGAAACTATGAGGAACATGGTCTTATTCAACCTGAAAGAACATCAGGGAATCAACGGTTGTTCTCCTTTAATGATGTTGATCGGTTACTGGAGATAAAAGACTTACTTGACAAAGGCATTAACTTAGCTGGTATTAAGCATTTGCTTATCACTAATAAACAGATGCAACAGCAAAAGGAAATGTTATCCGAAAAAGAGCTTAGAATTATGTTAAAGAACGAATTACATGAAGCTGGAAGAATGGGAAAATCTAGCTTGAGACAAGGTGAATTATCTAGATTTTTTCAATAA